A part of Pararoseomonas sp. SCSIO 73927 genomic DNA contains:
- a CDS encoding DUF4142 domain-containing protein, with protein sequence MFRRSIPLALAGAALIPAMARAQAPAASANPQAGTAPNRMAGMSPDQLALRTHEAGAFSLITARVGVEKATNPDVKRFANFEVTEQEGVAQAMKLAGHNFPDHAPTGEKAQALQRLQAAGGAEFDRLFLEVQEQGHQELLNLTTALMNSTAPAPDKIMALLANGQVKEHLILIGLMMGRR encoded by the coding sequence ATGTTCCGTCGCTCCATCCCCCTCGCCCTCGCGGGCGCCGCCCTGATCCCCGCCATGGCCCGCGCCCAGGCGCCGGCCGCCAGCGCCAACCCGCAGGCCGGCACCGCGCCGAACCGCATGGCCGGGATGTCGCCCGACCAGCTCGCCCTTCGCACGCACGAGGCCGGCGCCTTCTCCCTCATCACGGCCCGCGTGGGCGTGGAGAAGGCCACGAACCCCGACGTGAAGCGCTTCGCCAACTTCGAGGTGACGGAGCAGGAGGGCGTGGCCCAGGCCATGAAGCTGGCCGGCCACAACTTCCCCGACCACGCGCCCACGGGCGAGAAGGCCCAGGCCCTGCAGCGCCTGCAGGCTGCGGGCGGCGCCGAGTTCGACCGCCTGTTCCTGGAGGTGCAGGAGCAGGGCCACCAGGAGCTGCTGAACCTGACCACGGCGCTGATGAACAGCACCGCCCCGGCGCCGGACAAGATCATGGCCCTGCTGGCCAACGGCCAGGTGAAGGAGCACCTGATCCTCATCGGGCTGATGATGGGCCGCCGCTGA
- a CDS encoding MmcB family DNA repair protein has protein sequence MPLDLTIPERTATTCRAAMRFCARNRWAPLAEMPIPCGRRLDIMALTPEGCLYAIEVKSGPRDFLSDNKWHEYRDWCDRLYFAVDIDFPQELIPEEVGLIVSDGFDAVMVRDTEHKALAGARRKSLMHRYAVLAAGRLAAALDPVGAQEMRAALLCE, from the coding sequence ATGCCGCTGGACCTGACCATCCCCGAGCGCACGGCCACCACCTGCCGCGCCGCCATGCGCTTCTGCGCCCGCAACCGCTGGGCGCCGCTCGCCGAGATGCCCATCCCCTGCGGCCGGCGGCTGGACATCATGGCCCTGACGCCCGAGGGCTGCCTCTACGCCATCGAGGTGAAGTCCGGCCCGCGCGACTTCCTCTCCGACAACAAGTGGCACGAGTACCGGGACTGGTGCGACCGGCTCTACTTCGCCGTGGACATCGACTTCCCGCAGGAACTGATCCCGGAGGAGGTGGGCCTCATCGTCTCCGACGGGTTCGACGCGGTGATGGTGCGGGACACCGAGCACAAGGCCCTGGCGGGCGCGCGGCGGAAATCCCTGATGCACCGCTACGCCGTGCTGGCGGCGGGGCGCCTGGCCGCGGCCCTCGACCCCGTGGGCGCGCAGGAGATGCGGGCCGCGCTGCTCTGCGAGTAG
- a CDS encoding YcgN family cysteine cluster protein, translated as MSDSLPFWKRKSLSAMTRAEWESLCDGCGRCCLHKIRDDETEEIHFTNVACRMLDTQGCGCRDYANRKDHVPDCVQLKAKMLPALDWLPPTCAYHLLARGGDLPEWHPLVTGDPESVHRAGISVRGRAVPEREAGALEDHVVEWPGRWPARSRKGGRAPRAAGSLGRKAG; from the coding sequence GTGTCCGACTCCCTCCCCTTCTGGAAGCGCAAGTCCCTCTCCGCCATGACCCGCGCGGAGTGGGAGAGCCTGTGCGACGGCTGCGGCCGCTGCTGCCTGCACAAGATCCGCGACGACGAGACGGAGGAGATCCACTTCACCAACGTCGCCTGCCGGATGCTGGACACCCAGGGCTGCGGCTGCCGCGACTACGCGAACCGCAAGGACCACGTGCCGGACTGCGTGCAGCTGAAGGCGAAGATGTTGCCCGCGCTGGACTGGCTGCCGCCCACCTGTGCCTACCACCTCCTCGCGCGCGGGGGGGACCTGCCGGAGTGGCACCCGCTGGTCACGGGCGACCCGGAGAGCGTCCACCGCGCCGGAATCTCGGTCCGCGGGCGCGCGGTGCCGGAGCGGGAGGCAGGCGCGCTGGAGGATCATGTGGTGGAATGGCCGGGCCGATGGCCGGCCAGGTCCCGCAAGGGCGGCCGGGCACCCCGCGCCGCGGGGTCACTGGGGAGGAAGGCAGGATGA
- a CDS encoding dihydrodipicolinate synthase family protein, which produces MTGALYAGVNAALITAVGADLSPDHARTVRFAKWLLSHGCNSLGVLGTTGEAASFGLAERRGILEALVDAGVPAARLMPGTGLPNITDTVELSRHARELGCPGVLVLPPFYYKAPTDDGLFAYYAEVIERTGPGLAFYLYHFPAQSAVPLSVELVGRLIEAFPGTVRGIKDSTGDAAQTEAYLRAFAASGFEVYPGGDSLFQRMLGLGAAGCITAATNLTCGFAQTVYTKRTGPEADAAQAMMNACRAAAATVPLIPGLREIIARSTGDEGWRHIRPPHTPLTREEGDRAWAAWQATGALPLPGLADIGMALAA; this is translated from the coding sequence ATGACGGGCGCGCTCTACGCCGGGGTGAACGCGGCGCTGATCACGGCGGTGGGGGCGGATCTCTCGCCGGACCACGCCCGCACGGTCCGCTTCGCGAAGTGGCTCCTCTCCCACGGCTGCAACAGCCTCGGCGTGCTCGGCACCACCGGGGAAGCGGCCTCCTTCGGCCTCGCCGAGCGGCGCGGCATCCTGGAGGCGCTGGTGGACGCGGGCGTGCCGGCGGCGCGGCTGATGCCCGGCACGGGCCTGCCCAACATCACGGACACGGTGGAGCTCTCCCGCCACGCGCGGGAGCTGGGCTGCCCCGGCGTGCTCGTCCTGCCCCCCTTCTACTACAAGGCCCCGACCGATGACGGCCTCTTCGCCTACTACGCGGAGGTGATCGAGCGGACCGGGCCGGGCCTCGCCTTCTACCTCTACCACTTCCCCGCCCAGTCGGCCGTACCGCTCTCGGTCGAGTTGGTCGGGCGACTGATTGAGGCCTTCCCCGGCACCGTGCGCGGCATCAAGGACAGCACGGGCGATGCGGCGCAGACGGAAGCCTATCTCCGCGCCTTCGCGGCGAGCGGCTTCGAGGTCTATCCGGGCGGGGACAGCCTGTTCCAGCGGATGCTCGGGCTCGGCGCGGCCGGCTGCATCACCGCGGCCACGAACCTGACCTGCGGCTTCGCCCAGACCGTGTACACGAAGCGAACGGGGCCGGAGGCGGACGCCGCCCAGGCCATGATGAACGCCTGCCGCGCCGCGGCCGCCACCGTGCCGCTGATCCCCGGCCTGCGCGAGATCATCGCCCGCAGCACGGGCGACGAGGGCTGGCGCCACATCCGCCCGCCGCACACGCCGCTGACGCGGGAGGAAGGGGACCGCGCCTGGGCCGCCTGGCAGGCCACGGGCGCCCTGCCCCTTCCCGGCCTCGCCGATATCGGCATGGCGCTCGCGGCCTGA
- a CDS encoding cupin domain-containing protein, whose protein sequence is MSEPLRCRIPATATVQADDAIARVTRWDFPPGAETGWHRHGWAYLVVPVTDGTMTLEEPGGAMRQASITAGVSYTRPPGVEHNVINEGTVPFSFVEIEFKAHPG, encoded by the coding sequence ATGTCCGAACCGCTTCGCTGCCGCATCCCCGCCACCGCGACCGTGCAGGCCGATGACGCCATCGCCCGCGTCACGCGCTGGGACTTCCCGCCGGGGGCCGAGACGGGCTGGCACCGCCATGGCTGGGCCTATCTCGTCGTGCCCGTGACGGACGGGACGATGACCCTGGAGGAGCCGGGCGGCGCCATGCGCCAGGCCAGCATCACCGCCGGGGTCTCCTACACCCGCCCGCCGGGAGTGGAGCACAACGTGATCAACGAGGGCACGGTGCCCTTCTCCTTCGTGGAGATCGAGTTCAAGGCCCACCCGGGCTGA
- a CDS encoding YetF domain-containing protein produces the protein MTETILRTALAWLGLVVLIRLSGRRTLGEMSPVDFIVLLIMGDMIQQSLLGEDFSMTSAFVVVVTLLLLTVTYAWAKSRWPRLTRAVEGVPTVLVRNGVPDEAQMRAARVGMDEVMEAARKNGLLDLGEVRFAVLETGGEISIIPAAKG, from the coding sequence ATGACGGAGACGATCCTCCGCACCGCCCTGGCCTGGCTGGGGCTGGTGGTCCTGATCCGCCTCTCCGGCCGCCGCACCCTCGGCGAGATGAGCCCGGTGGACTTCATCGTGCTGCTCATCATGGGCGACATGATCCAGCAGAGCCTGCTGGGCGAGGATTTCAGCATGACCAGCGCCTTCGTGGTGGTGGTGACGCTGCTGCTGCTGACCGTGACCTACGCCTGGGCAAAGTCTCGCTGGCCCCGCCTGACGCGCGCGGTGGAGGGCGTGCCGACGGTGCTGGTGCGGAACGGCGTGCCGGACGAGGCGCAGATGCGGGCCGCCCGCGTGGGCATGGACGAGGTGATGGAGGCGGCGCGCAAGAACGGGCTGCTCGATCTGGGGGAGGTGCGCTTCGCCGTGCTGGAGACGGGCGGGGAGATCAGCATCATCCCCGCCGCGAAGGGCTAG